A region of the Halalkalibaculum roseum genome:
GGAGTTTCTCCACAGAACTTATCCCTTGCTCTTTGGCATACTCTTTAATCTCTTCGAATGAACGGCTGTGACAAATACATCTCGTAACATTTCTGTAAGCCATTATAACTAATCCTGTTTGAAATGCTTGCCTAGTTTCAGACCCTGACCCTGGTAATTGCTTTTGATGTCTGACCCATAAACAAATTCAGGAACTTCTGTATTGGGTTCAAACTGCATGCTGCAGAATGTTTGACCGTCTTCTATCAGGAAAGGAACATCATGCGAACGTACCTCAAGTACGGCACGTGCACCTCTGTCTTCCACCCTTCCGCCAAAACCGCTATCGAAGAAGCCCGCGTAATGTGTTCGTAACTCACCGGAACCGGTGTCATAGGCAATCATCTCAGCCGCCAAATGCTCAGGGATGCGGCAGCGCTCTTTTGAGGCAAAAATGTAAAACGCTTCAGGCTCCAGAATCAAATGATCATCAGGTTTAGAGTGAATAGGTTCCCAGAAGTCACTGACCTCATAGTGGTTGACATTTTCAAGGTCAATCAAATCACGGTGTTTCTTAGCCTTATAACCCACAATTGTGCCCTCCTCGGCATGGAGATTCACGCTTAAAAAGAGTCCGTTATTTACCTTGAGGTTATCAAGCTCAAGGATTTTTCCGCCACCGGTAAAAAGCAATGGATCTGAACCGTGCATTCTCAGTATATCCTGATCAGAGAGCACCGTATGTCCGTGACGGATGCGTAACTGGTTAAGGCGCTGGCCGGTCCTTACCTTTATAGGGAATGATTTAGGGACCACCTCCAGGTATAACCTACCCTTGTAGCCTGATCGAATTTCCTCAAATCGATGCGAATAATCTGTTATAACCCGTGTAAAAATATCCAACCGTCCGGTGGTACTCTTGGGATTGGCTTTTGCAGTCAGGTGTTCCTCGGAAATGATTCGGATATCATCATATCCTGTATCCCCATTAAAAAGCGCTTTCTGCGGTGAAATATGAGAAGGTAAATTCAGCTCCTCGAGGAGTGGTATAATGTAGACACAGTTTGTTTCGAGGACAGCCCCGTCTTCAATTGAAAATTCATACTGCCGGAGTTTGTCCACTTTCTGTTTTACGGATTCATCTTCAGGCAAGAAACTGCTGCGAACCCGGTACGCCTTCTTTCCCAAACGCAAATCAATGGAGTTTGGCTGAAATTGGTTCTCCTCAAGGGGATAATCGTCCTGAGCCGAAATGATTCCGGCATCAGCCAGGATATGAAGTTTCTGGACAGGCAGAATACCCTTGGTTCGGAGATATACTTCTTTAGACTTTTTATTCATTACTGAACTTTATGATCGATTTCATGAAATTACAGTTATCTGTCACGTAAGATGGTTCATGAGCAACTGCAACTAATTATTGCCACTCTATTTTGGTTTCGCACCGGCCATCTCGTGAATTTTAAGCCACTCCTCTTCCGTCACCGGGGTAATCGAAAGTCGAAAACGCTTTAATAACGTCATATCTTCCAAAGCCGGTTCGTTTTTGATGGCATCGCGCGTTACAGGCTCATCAAATTTTTGAACAAATTTCACATCAACCAATTCCCAAGTAGGATCTTCCTCGCTACTCTTTTCATCAAAATATTTTGAATCCGGATCGAACTGTGTGGGATCGGGATAGGGTTCACTGGCCACTTCCATAGTACCCACGATCACCGGGGGCCGAACGCTACTGTGATAAAATAGAATTCCATCCCCGATTTCCATATCATCTTTCATGAAATTACGGGCTTCGTAATTACGTATCCCATCCCAGGGTTCTGTACCCACTTCTTTAAGATCATCAATACTAAAAGCATCGGGTTCCGATTTCATCAGCCAGTAATTACGTTTACTCATGTTAGAAATATTTTTATGTTGGTCGAAATTAATTGGTCCCAAATATAGGAATTCAGTAACCGGAATTCAGAATGTCTTTCGAATTAATTCCTGAATCTGAATTCCTGAAAAATTCTCATAAATGGATATTCTATTCTGGAGCGGTGGAAAAGATTCCTATCTAGCCCTCGAGTTTTATCGTAAGGAGAATGATATACATGAACTGAAGTTACTGACTACTTATGAAGAGGAACGCAAAATAGTTCCCTTTCAGGAAATTGAGCTTAAAGAAATTCAGCAACAGGCTGATAAACTGGATCTTGATCTGATTACGGTACCCTTGCCCAGGCAGTGCCCAAATGATGTATACCTTAATCAAGTCAAAAAAGCTCTTGAAGCAACAGATCAGGAAATAGAGCACCTTTTATTTGGTGACTGGAAGTTGGAAGACATTAAAGAGTGGCGAGAGAAAGAGTTCGGTAAAATGGGTTATGAATGTCTATTCCCGATTTGGAGGAAGAGTCTGGATGAATTGATGCCTGTTCTTCTGTTAAAGCCGGTAGAAGTTACTATAAGTGCTGTGAAAGAGGAGTACAGAAAATTCATTGCGGTCGGTGAGACTTATAATCAGCGTTTTGTGCGACAGCTGCCCAAAGAGATAGACCCCATGGGAGAAAAGGGTGAATTTCATACCAAAGTGACCATAAAAAATTTTGATGATATAGAACCAAAGAAACAGCCGTTAATTTAATGGTACACGGATGCCACTGAACTATGAATACCGCTCAATATACCATCTAACTGTGCTTCTGAGATCTTCCTTGAAGGATCCCTCCTGTTTCCAACCCAGTTCAGATTTAATCTTTGATGCGTCGATAGCATATCGATAATCATGACCGGGGCGGTCGGTAACAAAGCTGATCAGATTCTTATAATCACCATCCGGGCCATCGCCAACTTCTTCATTCAACAAGTCACAAATAAGATGTACCAGCTCCAGGTTTTGCCACTCATTGTCTCCACCCACATTGTAAGTTTCTCCAGACCTCCCCTCATGGAACACCAGGTCTAAGGCATCGCAATGGTTTTCTACATACAGCCAATCCCTCACATTTTCCCCTTTGCCATAAACCGGGATTTCATTGTGTTTTACAGCATTCCGAATGACGGTAGGAATCAACTTCTCATCATGTTGATGGGGACCGAAGTTATTCGAACAATTGGTGGTCACTACATTCATACCGTATGTATGGAAATAAGAGCGAACAATAAAATCACTACCGGCCTTCGAAGCAGAATAGGGCGAGTTCGGAGCATAGGGCGTCTCCTCGGTAAAGTATCCCTCATCTCCCAGTGTTCCGTAAACCTCATCTGTAGAAACGTGTAGAAAACGGTTCTGCCAGGTTTGTTCGTCCTCCTGCCAAAGTTGCCTGCACTCCTCCAGAAGATTGAAAGTACCCACCACATTAGAGAGTATGAAAGGCTCAGGACCTTTAATTGAATTATCGACATGCGACTCTGCAGCCAAATGAAAGACACCTTCCGGCTGAAAATCTCTAATCGACTCTTTCACTTTATCGCGATCAGTAATATCGATTTTTCTGAATTGATATCGATCGGAATCGCTTATTGCATCCAGGTAGCTGAGGTCAGAAGC
Encoded here:
- a CDS encoding 2'-deoxycytidine 5'-triphosphate deaminase; protein product: MNKKSKEVYLRTKGILPVQKLHILADAGIISAQDDYPLEENQFQPNSIDLRLGKKAYRVRSSFLPEDESVKQKVDKLRQYEFSIEDGAVLETNCVYIIPLLEELNLPSHISPQKALFNGDTGYDDIRIISEEHLTAKANPKSTTGRLDIFTRVITDYSHRFEEIRSGYKGRLYLEVVPKSFPIKVRTGQRLNQLRIRHGHTVLSDQDILRMHGSDPLLFTGGGKILELDNLKVNNGLFLSVNLHAEEGTIVGYKAKKHRDLIDLENVNHYEVSDFWEPIHSKPDDHLILEPEAFYIFASKERCRIPEHLAAEMIAYDTGSGELRTHYAGFFDSGFGGRVEDRGARAVLEVRSHDVPFLIEDGQTFCSMQFEPNTEVPEFVYGSDIKSNYQGQGLKLGKHFKQD
- a CDS encoding EVE domain-containing protein yields the protein MSKRNYWLMKSEPDAFSIDDLKEVGTEPWDGIRNYEARNFMKDDMEIGDGILFYHSSVRPPVIVGTMEVASEPYPDPTQFDPDSKYFDEKSSEEDPTWELVDVKFVQKFDEPVTRDAIKNEPALEDMTLLKRFRLSITPVTEEEWLKIHEMAGAKPK
- the rfbB gene encoding dTDP-glucose 4,6-dehydratase, producing MLKILVTGGAGFIGSNLLLFLHEKFPYYQFLNIDKLSYASDLSYLDAISDSDRYQFRKIDITDRDKVKESIRDFQPEGVFHLAAESHVDNSIKGPEPFILSNVVGTFNLLEECRQLWQEDEQTWQNRFLHVSTDEVYGTLGDEGYFTEETPYAPNSPYSASKAGSDFIVRSYFHTYGMNVVTTNCSNNFGPHQHDEKLIPTVIRNAVKHNEIPVYGKGENVRDWLYVENHCDALDLVFHEGRSGETYNVGGDNEWQNLELVHLICDLLNEEVGDGPDGDYKNLISFVTDRPGHDYRYAIDASKIKSELGWKQEGSFKEDLRSTVRWYIERYS